ATGATTCTCATCTGATTTTTTGTATCCAACGGTCTCTGAATACCGCAGGTATCAATGTATATTTCATATTGACAATCATCATGTTGTTTTTATTAAAGATGTTATAAGTTCAAACAACTCCTGAGGATTAGCTGATAAGAATTTTGATCTTAGGGTAAATTCTGAAGAAGGCTCATAGAAGTGCCCCCCAGATGTTTTTTTTAGGGCTTTGAGCCTTGTAGTGTTGAATTTTAGTATATAAAAATGAGTAAGTCAAGTGAAAAGTTGAGGAAAAGAGGAAAACTTTTAGGGAGGTAGATACCTTCTTTTCTCTCGCCGATCTCTTTGGAAAATCTTCAAGATGTGCCTATTTTTTCCCTTGACACCCCACCTCAAGCTATGATAAGGTGAATTATGTAACTTCTTAGAGTCTACCCCAAATAACAGAAAGGAAAGACTTATGCGGCCGGTCTGTCTTATTATTCGTGATGGTTGGGGTTACAACGAAAACCCTAAAGGAAACGCCGTTATGGCGGCTAATACCCCTAATATTGATGCTTACAAAGAAAGGTATCCCTGGACTATTTTAGAAACATCCGGTGAAGCCGTTGGTCTGCCGGAGGGTTATCAAGGCTCCAGTGAGGTAGGACACCTTAACATGGGGGCCGGCCGGGTGGTCATTCAAGAACTCAAAAGAATTGACGATGGTTTACGTGATGGTTCGCTTTTTGAGGTTGAAAAATGGAAGAATCTGATAGAAAAATGGAAGACCAGCCAAAGTCGGTTTCACCTTCTGGGCCTATTGCAAGATGAGGGGGTGCACGCTCATCAGGAGCACCTTTTCAAGATAATGCGGCGGGCGCGGCGTGAATTCCCTGGCGGAGAAATAATAATCCATCCTTTTCTCGATGGCCGGGATACACCTCCCCGCAGTTGTTTGGAATACCTTGCTAAACTTCATAAGGTAATGCAGGAAGTCGGCCATTGTAGAATCGGGACAGTGATGGGACGTTATTACGCCATGGATAGGTCAAAGAATTGGGCTTTAACCGATACAGCTTATTATTGTATTGTCGGGGCGGAAGGGCGTAAATCTTCAAGCCCGGAAATGGCTGTCAAGGAATCATACCAAAAGGATAAGACCCCCGACAATGTGGATATGTTTGATGAGTATATTCCACCCTATTGCCTGGACGATTACGAAGGTGTAATGGATGGGGATTGTCTTCTTCATACCAACTATCGGCAAGACCGGGCCATTCAACTTAGCAGGGCCTTTGTTGACCCGAACTACCCAGGCCGTCTTAAGAATAAGCCCGAGGTAACATATCTGGGGCTTACCCGCTACTACGATGAGTTCACGGAGTATATGCTTGGGCCGATGAATGTGAGCGGGGGGATGGAAAATCTTCTGGGAGAGGTAATCTCAAAGGCCGGCTTAAGACAGCTTCGTATCTCCGAAACCCAAAAATACAGGCATGTAACTAGCTTCTTTAATGGAAAAGTAACCGCACCTTATCCTGGTGAAGATCAGGTAGAGATAAAAAGCCGCTTTGATCCGGCCACTTTTGCCAGCCATCCGGAAATGGAGGCCTACCACGTAACCGAGGCGCTTCTTAATCGCCTTAAAAAAAATCCTTACGCCTTTATCCTGATCAATTATGCTAATGGTGATATGGTGGGGCATACGGGGAATTTTGATGCTGCCAAAAGAGCCATCGAAATTGTTGACGAATGTGTGGGAAGGTTGGTTAATAGGCTTTTAGAACTTGAGGCTCATATACTTATCACGGCCGATCACGGCAACTCTGAGCAAATGATTGACTACGAGACAGGTATGGTAAAAACCAGCCACACCACCTTTCCGGTAGAATTCATTTATGTGGCCCGAGATTCTTTAGATAAAAAACTTATCCCACGAGGCAAGCTGTCCGATATCGCGCCTACTGTTTTAAATCTCTTTTTACTTGATATCCCCAAAGAGATGACGGCTAATTGCCTTTTCTTAGGCTTCACTCAGAAATAATTTCAGTGACTGGTTACTAGGAGAATAAAATTATGAAGGCATTAGTGCTGGCCGGCGGTCAGGGAACAAGGCTCAGGCCGCTTACCTATACGATGGCCAAGCAATTAGTTCCGGTAGCTAACCGACCTATACTTCACTATGTAATGGATCAAATCTCAAAGGTGGGGATCAAAGAGGTGGGGATTATTATCTCTCCTGAGACTGGTGAGGAGATAAAGAAGTCTCTGTCGCCAAATACTTGGAATTTCAATTTCTCCTTTATCCTTCAGGACAAACCTCAAGGTTTAGCCCACGCCGTCAAGGTAGCCCGGCCTTTCCTGAAAGAAGAGCCTTTCTTGATGTATCTGGGCGACAATCTCATCGGTCAGGAGATTAAAGGTTTTGTAAGCGAGTTTCAAGACACAGGGCCTGATGCGATGATACTCTTAAAGGAAGTTGATAATCCCCAGATGTTTGGAGTGGCTGAGGTAGATGAGCAGGGAAAGGTAAAACGGTTGATAGAAAAGCCTAAAGAACCGCCGTCTAATCTGGTATTAGTGGGGATATATCTTTTCTCTAAGGCTATTCATCAGGCCATCGATGAGATAGAACCCTCCTGGAGGGGTGAATTGGAAATAACCGATGCTATCCAGCGCTTCATTGAGAAGGGCAAGAACGTGAAGAGTTTTATCCTTAAAAAATGGTGGCTGGATACCGGGAAAAAGGATGATCTATTAGAGGCCAATTGTGCGGTCCTGGATGAGTGGATCAGCCGGGAGATAAAGGGTGACATCGACCACGAAAGCAAGATGGTAGGCCGGATATTTCTCTCGGAAGGGGCAAAGATTGAAAGGAGCAGTATTCGCGGACCAGTGGTGATCGGGGAAAGGACGGTTATTAGAGACTCCTTTATCGGTCCCTATACCAGCATTGGCAATGACTGCCTCATTGAAAACGCTGGTTTGGAGCATTCTGTTATCCTGGATAATGCTAAGATTGGCCAAATAGAGAGATTGGAAGATAGCATCATCGGGAAGAATACGGTGGTTATAAGAGAAGAGTGTGCTCATCGGGCCTTGCGACTTATGATCGGGGATGATGCCGAGGTGAAGATATAATCTGAGATTGCGAATCGCGAATCGCGAATCGCGAATCGCGGATTTATCCCCAATCCGAAATCCGGGCATCGTTTCAAAATGCTGAAATAGCAGCTTTACACTTTTAGCAATTTTAGGCAATGTGTGCAGCAAACATAAACAGCCTTTTCCCGCTCTGAAAGCCAGTTTGGGACTTTTTTGTGTTCCGGTTGGAGAACAAAAAGTGTAAACCGATCTCTCCCTTCTCAAGTAGCGATTTGAAACGATGCCGAAATCCGAAATGGGAAAATCCGAAATCCGAAATCCAAATCCAAGATATAATCTGATTGCGGATTGCGAATTGCGAATCGCGAATCGCGAATTGCGGATTTATCCCCAATCCGAAATCCGAAATGGAAAAATCGTAACCGTTCAGCCACAAAGGCACAAACTCGATGCTCGATGCTCGATCCTGGATACTGGATCCTTTACCAGCATCGAGGATCGAGCATCGAGCATCCAGCATCATGTGCTGAACGGTTACGTAATCTTTGTGCCTTAGTGGCTGAATAGTTACAATCCGAAATGGAAAAATCCAAAATCCGAAATCCGCAATGGAAAAAATCCGCAATCCGCAATCCGCAATCGTATTAGTCACCGGAGGGGCGGGATTTATTGGGAGTAATTTTATCCGCTATATCCTAAAGGCGTATCCGGGGGACATAGTAGTTAATCTGGACAAACTTACCTATGCCGGTAACCTGGAAAATCTAGAAGAGATTAAGAATGCTCAGGGATACCGGCTGATCAGAGGAGATATTGCTGATCGAGAGCTGGTTAACCGACTGTTTGAGAAAGAGAGATTTGACCTGATAGTAAACTTTGCCGCTGAATCTCACGTGGATAGAAGCATCCTGGATGCGGCGCCCTTTATTGAGACAAATATTAAAGGGACCCAGGTTCTTTTAGAGGCTGCCCGCTATTATGGAGTGAAAAGATTTCTCCAAGTTTCAACCGATGAGGTCTATGGAAGCCTGGGCCAAGAGGGGCTTTTTAGAGAAGATTCTCCGCTTAGGCCCAATAGTCCTTACGCCGCCAGTAAAGCCGCGGCTGATATGCTTGGCTCCACCTATTACAACACTTAT
The sequence above is drawn from the bacterium genome and encodes:
- the rfbB gene encoding dTDP-glucose 4,6-dehydratase, which encodes MEKIRNPQSAIVLVTGGAGFIGSNFIRYILKAYPGDIVVNLDKLTYAGNLENLEEIKNAQGYRLIRGDIADRELVNRLFEKERFDLIVNFAAESHVDRSILDAAPFIETNIKGTQVLLEAARYYGVKRFLQVSTDEVYGSLGQEGLFREDSPLRPNSPYAASKAAADMLGSTYYNTYDLPVIITRSSNNYGPYQFPEKLIPLMIRNALNNIKLPVYGQGKNIRDWLYVEDNCRAIDLILRNGRVGEVYNIGADCERENLEIVKLILKKLNKPESLIEFIKDPRGKAHDFRYGLDSSKVRTALNWIPRYNLEEGLNKTIEWYLSHQGWLERVVTGEYLDYYQKVYGIAIRK
- the gpmI gene encoding 2,3-bisphosphoglycerate-independent phosphoglycerate mutase is translated as MRPVCLIIRDGWGYNENPKGNAVMAANTPNIDAYKERYPWTILETSGEAVGLPEGYQGSSEVGHLNMGAGRVVIQELKRIDDGLRDGSLFEVEKWKNLIEKWKTSQSRFHLLGLLQDEGVHAHQEHLFKIMRRARREFPGGEIIIHPFLDGRDTPPRSCLEYLAKLHKVMQEVGHCRIGTVMGRYYAMDRSKNWALTDTAYYCIVGAEGRKSSSPEMAVKESYQKDKTPDNVDMFDEYIPPYCLDDYEGVMDGDCLLHTNYRQDRAIQLSRAFVDPNYPGRLKNKPEVTYLGLTRYYDEFTEYMLGPMNVSGGMENLLGEVISKAGLRQLRISETQKYRHVTSFFNGKVTAPYPGEDQVEIKSRFDPATFASHPEMEAYHVTEALLNRLKKNPYAFILINYANGDMVGHTGNFDAAKRAIEIVDECVGRLVNRLLELEAHILITADHGNSEQMIDYETGMVKTSHTTFPVEFIYVARDSLDKKLIPRGKLSDIAPTVLNLFLLDIPKEMTANCLFLGFTQK
- a CDS encoding glucose-1-phosphate thymidylyltransferase, yielding MKALVLAGGQGTRLRPLTYTMAKQLVPVANRPILHYVMDQISKVGIKEVGIIISPETGEEIKKSLSPNTWNFNFSFILQDKPQGLAHAVKVARPFLKEEPFLMYLGDNLIGQEIKGFVSEFQDTGPDAMILLKEVDNPQMFGVAEVDEQGKVKRLIEKPKEPPSNLVLVGIYLFSKAIHQAIDEIEPSWRGELEITDAIQRFIEKGKNVKSFILKKWWLDTGKKDDLLEANCAVLDEWISREIKGDIDHESKMVGRIFLSEGAKIERSSIRGPVVIGERTVIRDSFIGPYTSIGNDCLIENAGLEHSVILDNAKIGQIERLEDSIIGKNTVVIREECAHRALRLMIGDDAEVKI